The Amaranthus tricolor cultivar Red isolate AtriRed21 chromosome 2, ASM2621246v1, whole genome shotgun sequence genome contains the following window.
atattttaataatattctaATTATAGTGTATATATGTAACTTTAGTAATTACCTTATATGTGATACAATTAGCATATTCTTAGGTGTAAATTGATCTTGATAGACTAGCATTATTCTAGGCTTAATCATAGCTTTGACCATCTTGTAATAGGCAGATATAAGACCTACTTTTCGATTGCTCAAACTCATGGAATATACTTCCTTCATGGTATCAGACTTGTTTCGTTCCTAAAcatctttctcttctttcttaTTATCTTCTTCTCCACCTCCATGGCTGAAACACCAAAATTTCATCCAGCTCTTACCATTACTAATGTGAAATCTCTCATTCCTATCACACTAGACAATGAACAATCTCTTTATCACTCTTGGGCTACCCTATTTACAAATCTTGTTAGGGTCCATGATTTGTATGAACATTTGGTTCCCCCTACGAAAGAAATAGCAAAAGCTGCATTTCAGGCTAACAAATCGGCCGACCTTGCTTTCTGGAATCGTCTTGATGCGGTGGTGTTGCAATGGATATATGGTACGGTATCCAAAGACCTCCTTAATGCTATTCTCCGTCGTAATGACACGGCCGAAGGAGCATGGAAAAGACTTGAAGCTTTATTCCAAGATAACAAGGCTTCTCGTGCTACTCATCTTGAAGAAGATTTTGCTAATGCTGATTTTGAGTCTTTCGACTCCATTGATAATTTCTGTAACCACCTTCAATCTCTCGCGGATCGGCTCGCGGATGTTGATGCTCCCGTTACAAATGGTCGACTTGTCCTTCGACTCACTGGGTCTTTACCAGAAGCTTATAGTGGTACGGTGGATTATATTCAAAATCAAGACCCCTTACCATCGTTCGAGAATTGTCGATCTCGATTGAAAATGGCCGAGCGCACCATTAAAGCACGGCTTGCTCGTGAGGCAGGAGGTTCTCGGGGTTCCTCGGCGATGATGGCTGCTTCTGAATGAACTACTGACCACTATCCCTTTAAACGTGGCTCCTCTAACAAAATCCGTAATTCAAGGTTCAAAGCAAAAGGCAAGGATCACGGTGATATTTCTGGTATGGGGGTTTATGCCACGTCACAGCCACGTAAGCAGGTACACCAGCCACACAGGCAACCACGTGGCCAGCAACATCCTAAGTGGCATTCTACTTGGCAGCAATATCCATGGGGTGGCTGGGCTGTACCACCTTGCCCATATCCTAATTATCCATGGCAGCCCAGACCTCCATAACAGGCCCAGCAAAGCAAGCCCAAAAGTCGACCTACAAGCATACTCGGCCCACGACCAGTCCAACAGCCGGTGCAATCATACAATGCTATGTCGGATGCGGGTTCGCCTATCTACACTCCAACCGATATTGAGGCCGCTATGCATGCTCTGTCTGTTTCTCAACCGGATGGAAATTACTATATGGATACCGGTGCTACATCTCACATGACCTCGGAATCAGGTATACTCTCTCCTTATTTCAATTCTAGCAATAAACATCGTAACATTGTTGTTGGAAGTGGTGATTTAATTCCTATACTTGGTCACGGTAGCACTATTGTACCTTCACCCCACCCACCATTTTGCCTCAATAATGTATTACATGCTCCTAAAATGATCAAAAACCTAATTTCCGTTAGAAAATTTACAACTGATAATATGATCTCTGTTGAATTTGACCCATTTGGTTTCTCTATTAATGACTTACAGACGGGGGTCAAAATAATGAGATGTGACAGCACGGGGGATCTTTATCCACTCTTCTCCCACAACCAAGCCATGTCATCAATCAATCATTCTGCCCTTTCCGCTGTTTCTCCTGATATTTGGCATCATCGTCTAGGCCACCCCGGCGATGCAGTTCTACATAATCTTCATAGTCAAAAGTTTATTAATTGTAATAAATCTTGTATTagtttttgttcttcttgttcTATTGGGAAACATTCTAAATTGCCCTTTTATGAATCTTTATCTTATACTCATCTTCCATTTGATATTATACATAGTGACGTGTGGACTTCTCCAATCGTTAGTTCATTAGGCCATCGTTATTATGTTCTGTTTTTGGATGATTATAGTAAATTTTTATGGGCTTTTCCTATTGCAAAGAAATCTCAAGTAAAACATCTCTTCCTCTCTTTTCATGCTTTTGTTAAAACCCAATTTGAACGGAACATTAAAACTTTTCAATGTGACAACGGTACCGAATATATCAATGGTacttttgaccaattttttaaTCAACATGGCATGGTTTTCCGTCTATCTTGTCCTCATACTTCTCCTCAAAATGGTAAGGCCGAGAGACATATCAAATCCATCAACAATATCATACGGACTCTACTCCTTCATGCCTCCATGCCACCCACATTTTGGCATCATGCACTCTCTATGGCAATCTATCTTCTAAATATTCTTCCATCTAAAGTGTTAGATTATTTGTCTCCCACTCAAATTCTATACCATTGCAATCCAAATTATTCCAACTTGCGTGTTTTTGGATGCCTATGTTTTCCACTGTTTCCATCCACTAGTATTCACAAACTTCAAGAGCGTTCCACACCATGTGTATATCTTGGTCCCGCTCCTAATCATCGTGGCTCTAAATGTTATAATATGTCAAGTGGAAAAATTATTATATGTCGTCATGTTCGTTTCATTGAAAATATATTCcctttttccaaaataaaaaatgtagatAAATCCACTTATGATTTTTTGGATGACAATAGCTCATTAAATCATTTTCTTTCACACAATCCTAACATTGTACAGTCTACTACTCCTCCTTTCTCAATTGAACGACCCAGTCCACATTTTGGGCCCAACTCTCTTGCTAGCCCAAACTCTCTCCAGACAACTATTCCCCATTCTATATCTCAAGGATTGGGCTTTCCATCTCAACCCAATCCCTCTGTCACACCTTCCAGCCCAATTCCCCATGCTGTCACACCTCCAAGACCAGAACATCTACTGGAATCAGAAAATCCCACGCCAACCAGCCCAACACCACAAATCCACTCATCCTCAACGCAACAACACATACCAGCCACCATGCAAAGAACCCATCACATGACAACTAGATCAATAAATGGGATTTTTAAACCTAACCCAACATTTCACACCAATTTAACTGTTGACACTACTCCCGAAATTTCCCCTATCCCAAAAAATCCGGTTAGTGCTCTTCGTGATAAAAATTGGAAAACTACAATGTGGGATGAgtttattgctttaattgataataACACTTGGGAGTTAGTACCTAAGCCGTCTAATGTGAATGTCATTCGGTCTATGTGGATTTTCCGTCATAAATATAAATCTGATGGTTCATTTGAGCGTTACAAAGCACGTCTTGTAGGTAATGGCAACACACAGCAGCAGGGCGTGGATTGTGATGAAACTTTTAGCCCGGTGGTCAAACCTACAACCATTCGAGCTGTTCTTAGCATTGCCTTATCTAAATCATGGTCCattcatcaaatggatgtcaAGAATGCCTTTTTGCACGGTCAGTTGCAGGAAATAGTCTATATGCATCAACCTCTTGGTTTTCGTGACAAAAATTATCCGGATCATGTTTGCCTGCTAATGAAGTCTTTGTACGGTCTCAAGCAGGCTCCACGAGCTTGGTATCAgcgattttctgattttgtagGTACCATTGGTTTTTGCCACAGTAAGTCAGATCATTCCTTATTCATTTACAGAAATGGCTCTGACATTGcttatattttgttgtatgttgatgatattatactCACGGCGTCGTCTGCTTGTCtccgaaaaaatattatgaCTCTTTTGAGTTCTGAGTTTgctatgaaagatcttggtcgTCTCAGTTATTTTTTAGGCATTGCAGTTACACATATTTCCAATGGCCTGTTCTTGTCACAAAAACAATACGCAGCCAGTATCATTGCTCGTGCCGGTATGTCAAACTGTAGCTCTTGTCCTACACCGGTTGATACGAAGTCTAAACTCAGTGGTTCTGCAGCTGCTCCTTATGATGATCCAACTAAGTTTCGTAGTCTTGCAGGAGCACTCCAATATCTGACTTTTACCAGACCAGATATTTCTTATGCAGTTCAGCAGATATGTCTCCATATGCATGCTCCAACAACTGAGCACATGGGTGCTCTCAAGCGTATAATACGCTATCTACAGGGTACCTTGTCCTACGGTCTGCACTTGTACAAGTCTACAGTTCATCGTATCCTTTCTTATACGGATGCAGATTGGGGTGGAGTCCTGACACCTGTCGTTCTACCTCTGGATACTGTGTATTTCTTGGTGACAATTTGATTTCTTGGTCATCTAAACGACAACCCACTCTTTCTCGTAGCAGTGCCGAGGCAGAATACAGGGGTGTTGCCAATGTGGTTTCAGAATCCTGTTGGATCCGAAATTTGTTACTTGAATTACAATGTCCGGTTCACAAGGCTACTTTAATTTACTGTGACAATGTGAGTGCCATTTACTTATCCGGCAATCCTGTTCAACACCAACGAACTAAACACATTGAAATGGATATTCATTTTGTTCGTGAAAAGGTTGCTCGTGGTGAAGTACGCGTACTTCATGTACCGTCCCGATATCAGATTGCAGATATATTTACTAAAGGACTACCGCGCATATTGTTTAATGATTTCAGGGACAGTCTCAGCGTCCGAAAGCCTCCCGCTTCAACTGTGGGGGAGTGTtagaatatattaaaatatattgatttatattttaataatattctaATTACAGTGTATATATGTAACTTTAGTAATTACCTTATATGTGATACAATTAGCATATTCTTAGGTGTAAATTGATCTTGATAGACTAGTATTATTCTAGGCTTAATCATAGCTTTGACCATCTTGTAATAGGCAGATATAAGACCTACTTTTCGATTGCTCAAACTCATGGAATATACTTCCTTCAATATCTAAACATCTatgtctaaaaaaataaaaaagtatggGTCATGATTTAGGGTCTTCAGATTCAAATCCAACCTAAACTCTTTCTCTAGACTCATCTAACACCCAAACCTAATAAATCTCTTCAAGTACAAAAAAAACTTCATATATCCGTAATAGTTGAAAATCATTCGGTATAAGCTTATACTGAATAATTTCCGAGTGTTTTAAACAACCAGAATAAATATAGTCGATAGTTCATTTTAGTGAGAAATCAGTTATAATTTTTCAGTAACATTAACAGTATAAAAGTTAGTCGGAAATTCCAACTGACAATTTAATctgaaaataatagaaaatttccgactattttttgacattttattagTTGAAAATTAGTTGGAAagcattatttttgaaattcatCATAAAATGATAGACaaattcataaaaatttttGACCAGTTTTCCTACCAATTTTTCACTAACATGCATGTTtgtcgaaaaaaaaaattacttaagaATGCTCTAACAACCATCCACACAACCGAGTTACTTAGTGATACTTGTCTTGTTGTCTTGATACTTGACTTATTACTcagatattaatattttataacttatatttacatgtagaaaatatttattttgaatactttatttaataataataataataataataataataataatagtaataataataataataataataataattattattattattattattattataaaaaagaaaaattacatagaataatccaacctttttattattattataatgagttttattttgaaaaaagataaataaaacaaaatgtcaaaaaaatgcaacaattctaatttttttatgtaaattttcactaatatttaatttactttttagtaAATTAACTACTATAGGAGGTCATCCAGTTTCCCGAGTTtactttttagtaaattttcactaattttaattttttatgtaaagttgggattattaatagttaatcaataggtgggattattattggaaaatcatgaaaagattagattattctaggtaatttttactaattattattattattattattattattattattattattattattattattgtaataatgataataattattactattattataattttattattactattaatttttttttgaatgaaaaatatataaatagtaaCACTGACGTTGGAGGCACCAAAATCACTACCATAAAAAACTCAAAGGAAAGAAAAAGGCCATTGAAAGAGGACCTCAAGAGATATGCCACTCATGAAAAAAAATGCATAAGAGTGGACTAAAATAGACTatatttaataaagcttaattataagtttattaaactGATTGGGGtaattaagtaagttaattcgagtaataatattattattttgataatattgactcaagtaaatcatttgttaacattttcaagaaagaggtatattttatttaatgtataaaatttatataaagaatacttcAATAAATGTGTATTTTgattgtattttattaattgattactatcttatctttataaaaataaatttaaataaagtattgaaaaataaattcctaaatgcaatccttattcatacttcCAATTACTTATTTCAGAAATCGCCTATTATACCCTTTCaacatgtcttatataagactgtcttacgAAGAGAcaactttaatagaatttaatgggtcaaagctaaaaaatGAACCCATTCTTACCTCAATATAACCGACACACCCCTTCCCTCACATTGAAAACCCACGGCTTCTCCTTCCTTCTTccctctttctttctcttttccccTTCCCTGTGCACCGCGTGCTGTTGGCCGACTAAACCGGCTTTTCGCCGCCATTTCACCAGCCTTTCCTCCCCTTCATGTGACGCCAGCTGCCTCCCTTCCTGCAGCCAGCCTTTGTGCTGCCAACAGGAGCAAGCAGCGGCTCTCTCTCCTCCCTCCACCATCACACACGCGAGTCACCACCACCACATGGACCACCTATCTCTTGGTCCACTTCTTAGTCTCACTCTTTGTAAGccatcttttcttttctctaattaattttctagttttaattggaattttattaagttatgagtttgatgttggttttgagttactttcattgaatcttttgtgggtaagagtttagttgatgaattgaacatatttatgatttagggtttgaagtatgattagaaattatgggttgtgtgttgattgtgtatttatttggtttaatcttatcatgggtaatagaaatagtgttatcattgaacatgaaataattggggattttgtgactcaaattgaagttcaagattaaaagttaaaaggtccttcaatggtgattgaggtaacccacaaactattttatttaagtataaattgaatgttttaaagtagttttatgttcttaagtataaacaatGATTGTTGAATTTTGGTAGTAGTTTAGTATTCATGGTTTAATTTGGGTctttaattcaaatttaagCATCACCTTTAGTGTAATTGGAGTGTATGAGTTGAATTGGTAATTGGGTTCTTGccagtgttgattagtattggttatttgggttatttgatttctagtataaaacttAGTATTTTGGACTTTGAAATTTCAGTTTCGAAACTAAACTTTctattttggctattttggggcgGTTCGTGTgggaaagtatatattttacatATTTAGATTATTCTAGTTTATTCTATATTACCTTAAATAATGTTTAGAATATTTGGTTACCTAGAATAGATGCTAGTGTTCATGTATATATTGGAGAATGGTTTACTCCTTAATATATACAGAAAACAGTAttccaaaaccctaatttccgcAATTGTTTAATCGGTCATATCACTGCCGCACCCCCACCACCGTCAGATCTAGACTACGCTCAATGGCAACAAAGGGATGCCATGGTCATAGCGTGGataattgaaaatatagatGGAGAAATTATTAATCAATTCCTGGATTATACAACTGCACACAGCCTATGGCAAGGAATCAAAAGTCTCTTGGGATGTGGTAGAGATGAACTCCAGATCTTTGATCTAAGTTCAAAGGCAGCAACTTTAAGACTAGCTAATGACACCATAGAAGTTTACTATGGTAAACTCAATATATTATGGAAAGAAATTGACTGGATAAT
Protein-coding sequences here:
- the LOC130805638 gene encoding uncharacterized protein LOC130805638, with amino-acid sequence MAETPKFHPALTITNVKSLIPITLDNEQSLYHSWATLFTNLVRVHDLYEHLVPPTKEIAKAAFQANKSADLAFWNRLDAVVLQWIYGTVSKDLLNAILRRNDTAEGAWKRLEALFQDNKASRATHLEEDFANADFESFDSIDNFCNHLQSLADRLADVDAPVTNGRLVLRLTGSLPEAYSGTVDYIQNQDPLPSFENCRSRLKMAERTIKARLAREAGGSRGSSAMMAASE